A genome region from Mesorhizobium sp. B2-1-8 includes the following:
- a CDS encoding helix-turn-helix transcriptional regulator, which translates to MGQFDRTLEYIDQLQHAATAAAVCEKLLGVTSEFGLTALMAGTVPKPRTPTGQQKQHVLLCDWPVEWLERYVTRNYVDHDPVVSHMKQLQAPFQWREAAQGLRIDKGSGEVMGDAGAFKLRDGLAFPLITLDGEIVMVSLGGEAVELSAAEFGLVSLVSTYAVGRAMQLHTMAATTIDHIELTPRERECLQWAAVGKSEWEISQILGISEHTSEKHLLNAKSKLGAVNRVQAVAEAIRRGYIS; encoded by the coding sequence ATGGGTCAGTTCGATCGGACGCTGGAATACATAGACCAGCTGCAGCACGCCGCAACGGCGGCCGCGGTCTGCGAGAAACTGTTGGGCGTAACATCGGAGTTCGGCCTGACCGCGCTGATGGCCGGAACCGTTCCGAAGCCGCGCACGCCCACGGGTCAGCAAAAGCAGCATGTGCTGCTTTGCGACTGGCCGGTCGAATGGCTCGAGCGCTATGTGACGCGCAACTATGTCGATCACGATCCCGTCGTCAGTCACATGAAACAGCTGCAGGCGCCGTTCCAGTGGCGGGAAGCCGCCCAGGGGCTTCGCATCGACAAGGGCAGTGGCGAAGTGATGGGCGACGCCGGCGCCTTCAAGCTTCGCGATGGGCTGGCCTTTCCGCTGATCACGCTCGACGGCGAAATCGTCATGGTGTCGCTGGGTGGCGAGGCCGTGGAACTGTCGGCGGCCGAGTTCGGCCTGGTCTCGCTGGTCTCGACCTATGCCGTTGGCCGCGCCATGCAACTCCACACCATGGCGGCCACGACCATCGATCACATCGAACTGACGCCGCGCGAACGCGAGTGCCTGCAATGGGCCGCCGTCGGCAAGTCCGAATGGGAGATTTCGCAAATCCTCGGCATCTCCGAACACACGTCGGAGAAACATCTTCTTAACGCCAAAAGCAAACTCGGTGCCGTCAACCGGGTGCAGGCAGTCGCCGAGGCGATAAGGCGGGGATACATTAGCTAG
- a CDS encoding transporter substrate-binding domain-containing protein: MAFQWRFQVLAGALIAALAWVPGARAAEPQVPVLWDAKERLPKPDLSALPRLRFLTTTDFPPFNFLDGAGKLSGFHIDMARAICAELGIVDKCQIQALPWAELQGALEKGEGEAIIAGIAATPQSRQTYAFSRAYLQFPARFIMPKNKALAEPIFDKLRSKRVGVISGSAHERMLRDYFSTVQVVPFDGPEALYGDLKAGKIDAAFGDGMRFAFWLGGSDAAGCCRFAGGPYLAPEYLGTGMAIATRADNPALAAALDYALQEISMKGTFAEFYLRYFPVSFF; encoded by the coding sequence TTGGCGTTCCAATGGAGGTTCCAGGTCCTGGCAGGGGCGCTCATCGCGGCCCTGGCTTGGGTTCCCGGAGCGCGCGCGGCGGAGCCGCAGGTACCGGTGCTATGGGACGCCAAGGAGCGGCTGCCCAAGCCGGACCTTTCGGCACTGCCGCGGCTGCGGTTCCTGACGACCACGGATTTTCCGCCCTTCAATTTCCTCGACGGTGCGGGAAAGCTGTCCGGTTTCCATATCGACATGGCGCGCGCCATCTGCGCGGAACTCGGCATCGTCGACAAATGCCAGATCCAAGCCTTGCCGTGGGCGGAGCTTCAAGGCGCGCTCGAGAAAGGCGAAGGCGAAGCGATCATCGCCGGCATTGCCGCAACGCCGCAGTCACGCCAGACATACGCCTTCTCGCGCGCCTACCTGCAGTTTCCGGCACGCTTCATCATGCCCAAGAACAAGGCGCTGGCGGAACCGATCTTCGACAAATTGCGCAGTAAGCGCGTCGGCGTGATATCAGGCTCAGCGCATGAACGCATGCTGCGCGACTATTTCAGCACGGTCCAGGTCGTCCCCTTCGACGGGCCGGAAGCGCTCTACGGCGACCTCAAGGCTGGCAAGATCGACGCGGCCTTCGGCGACGGCATGCGCTTCGCCTTCTGGCTCGGCGGCTCCGATGCGGCCGGCTGCTGCCGCTTTGCCGGCGGCCCCTACCTGGCGCCCGAATATCTGGGCACCGGCATGGCAATCGCCACGCGCGCCGACAATCCGGCGCTGGCCGCAGCACTCGACTACGCATTGCAGGAGATTTCGATGAAAGGCACTTTCGCCGAATTCTACCTGCGCTATTTCCCGGTCAGTTTTTTCTGA
- a CDS encoding tellurite resistance TerB family protein produces MPSPTPHEALIYLMVITSASDRDMTDIELARIGEVVRSWPVFEDFRQDRLVSVAQACQKMLQEEGGLEGVLTQVAEGLPERLHDTAYAAAFEVAAVDLEMRMEEVRVLQLIRRQLDLDTLTVAAIGRAAKARLRTLT; encoded by the coding sequence ATGCCGTCGCCGACCCCACATGAAGCCCTGATCTATCTGATGGTCATCACATCGGCCTCAGACCGGGACATGACCGACATCGAACTGGCCAGGATCGGCGAGGTCGTCCGCTCGTGGCCGGTGTTCGAGGATTTCAGGCAGGACCGGCTGGTTTCCGTGGCCCAGGCCTGCCAAAAGATGCTGCAGGAAGAGGGTGGGCTGGAGGGGGTCCTGACCCAGGTTGCGGAGGGGCTGCCGGAGCGGCTGCACGACACCGCCTACGCCGCCGCCTTCGAGGTCGCCGCCGTCGATCTGGAGATGCGGATGGAAGAGGTGCGCGTGCTGCAACTGATCCGCCGTCAGCTCGATCTCGACACGTTGACCGTGGCGGCCATCGGCCGTGCGGCCAAGGCAAGGCTTCGCACGCTCACCTGA
- a CDS encoding lysine--tRNA ligase has translation MAGSNIIDLNPELLTAAAESKAWPFEEAKKIIERYKGADFPKTILFETGYGPSGLPHIGTFGEVARTSMVRHAFRVLTRDKVATKLLCFSDDMDGMRKIPDSVPDRAALEPYLHKPLSSVPNPFGGDYASFADHNNAMLCRFLDTFGFDYEFASATQYYKAGRFDAMLLRTAERYDQIMAVMLPTLGPERQATYSPFLPISPKSGRVLYVPMKNVDAKAGTITFDDEGTETTLPVTGGRVKLQWKPDFGMRWAALGVDFEMFGKDHQTNAVVYDRICNILGGRAPDHFVYELFLDENGQKISKSKGNGLTIDEWLAYAPTESLGLYMYQRPRQAKKLYFDVIPRAVDEYYTFLAAYPRQDWKERLGNPVWHMHDGNPPAIDMPVPFSLLLNLVSASNAQNKDVLWGFISRHVQGVTPATHPELDRLTAYAIRYFDDFVKPTKTFRPADEVEREALVALDKALGDLPAGASGEAIQSASLNVARKIERYQDHSKQSPEGGPGVSGAFFQMIYQVLIGQERGPRFGSFAALYGVAETRSLIQKALAGQLA, from the coding sequence ATGGCGGGATCAAACATCATCGATCTCAATCCCGAACTGCTGACGGCTGCGGCCGAGAGCAAGGCATGGCCGTTCGAGGAAGCCAAAAAGATCATCGAGCGCTACAAGGGCGCCGACTTTCCCAAAACGATCCTGTTCGAAACCGGCTATGGACCGTCGGGCCTGCCGCATATCGGCACGTTCGGCGAAGTGGCGCGCACCTCGATGGTGCGCCATGCGTTCCGCGTGCTGACGCGGGACAAGGTCGCGACCAAGCTGCTGTGCTTTTCCGACGACATGGACGGCATGCGCAAGATACCCGACAGCGTGCCGGATCGCGCAGCGCTCGAGCCGTATCTGCACAAGCCGCTGTCGTCGGTGCCCAACCCCTTCGGCGGCGACTATGCGAGCTTCGCCGACCACAACAATGCGATGCTCTGCCGCTTCCTCGACACGTTCGGCTTCGACTACGAGTTCGCCAGCGCGACGCAGTACTACAAGGCCGGCCGCTTCGATGCGATGCTGTTGCGCACCGCCGAACGCTACGACCAGATCATGGCGGTCATGCTGCCGACGCTCGGACCTGAGCGGCAGGCGACCTACAGCCCCTTCCTGCCTATCTCGCCGAAGAGCGGGCGCGTGCTTTACGTTCCCATGAAAAATGTGGACGCCAAGGCCGGCACCATCACCTTCGACGATGAAGGCACCGAAACCACGCTGCCGGTCACCGGTGGCCGGGTGAAGCTGCAGTGGAAGCCGGATTTCGGCATGCGCTGGGCGGCGCTCGGCGTCGACTTCGAGATGTTCGGCAAGGACCACCAGACCAATGCGGTGGTCTATGACCGCATCTGCAACATCCTGGGCGGGCGGGCGCCGGACCATTTCGTCTACGAGCTGTTCCTCGACGAGAACGGCCAGAAGATTTCCAAGTCGAAGGGCAATGGCCTGACCATCGACGAATGGCTGGCCTATGCACCGACCGAGAGCCTAGGGCTCTACATGTACCAGCGGCCGCGGCAGGCCAAGAAACTGTATTTCGACGTCATACCGCGGGCGGTGGACGAATATTACACCTTCCTCGCCGCCTATCCCCGTCAGGACTGGAAGGAGCGGCTGGGCAACCCGGTCTGGCATATGCATGACGGCAATCCGCCCGCCATCGACATGCCGGTGCCGTTCTCGCTGCTGCTCAACCTGGTCAGTGCCTCCAATGCGCAAAACAAGGACGTGCTGTGGGGCTTCATCTCGCGCCATGTGCAGGGCGTGACGCCGGCCACCCATCCCGAGCTCGACCGGCTGACGGCCTATGCGATCCGCTATTTCGACGATTTCGTGAAGCCGACGAAGACCTTTCGACCGGCCGACGAGGTCGAGCGCGAAGCACTGGTGGCTCTCGACAAGGCACTTGGCGACTTGCCAGCGGGCGCCAGCGGCGAGGCGATCCAAAGCGCTTCGCTCAACGTGGCGCGCAAGATCGAACGCTATCAGGATCATTCCAAGCAGAGTCCGGAAGGTGGCCCCGGCGTTTCAGGCGCCTTCTTCCAGATGATCTATCAAGT